One region of Flavobacterium pisciphilum genomic DNA includes:
- the pgl gene encoding 6-phosphogluconolactonase, protein MLNIQSSTEEIFKTTAQLFVAAANDAIDQKGFFTVALTGGSSPEGLYKLLSEDQYKNQIDWTKVLVFWGDERWVSLDNGLSNAKMSQETLLQNVPVLPSNIFPMYADDVKPEDFASTYNTLLHEKLGDDGIMDFILLGMGSDGHTASLFPGTAVLDEKEKWVAAYYLDAQQMYRITLTAPFLNKAKKIIVLTFGDAKADALKEVLEGDYNPSLYPSQLLKPTKGELLFLVDEKAAKYLSNND, encoded by the coding sequence ATGCTTAATATACAATCATCAACGGAAGAAATATTTAAAACGACAGCACAACTATTTGTAGCTGCTGCTAATGATGCAATAGATCAAAAAGGCTTTTTTACAGTTGCTTTAACAGGAGGTTCTTCGCCAGAAGGGCTATACAAACTTTTGTCCGAAGATCAATACAAAAATCAAATTGACTGGACTAAAGTTCTTGTTTTTTGGGGAGATGAAAGATGGGTTTCACTGGATAATGGGCTAAGTAATGCTAAAATGTCCCAAGAAACACTTCTACAAAATGTTCCTGTCCTGCCGTCTAATATTTTTCCAATGTATGCAGATGATGTAAAGCCCGAAGATTTTGCATCAACTTACAATACACTTTTACATGAAAAACTTGGAGATGATGGAATAATGGATTTTATACTTTTGGGGATGGGAAGTGATGGACACACTGCTTCATTATTTCCTGGAACTGCCGTTCTTGATGAAAAAGAAAAATGGGTTGCTGCTTATTATTTAGATGCACAGCAAATGTATAGGATCACTCTTACAGCTCCTTTTTTAAACAAAGCAAAAAAAATAATCGTGTTAACTTTTGGCGATGCTAAGGCTGATGCCTTGAAAGAAGTGTTGGAAGGAGATTATAATCCGTCCCTCTATCCATCGCAATTATTGAAACCCACAAAAGGAGAACTTTTGTTTTTAGTGGACGAAAAAGCGGCAAAATATTTGAGCAATAACGATTAA
- the pgi gene encoding glucose-6-phosphate isomerase, translated as MLPSVQLKNTQAFQKLAAHFEDTKDVQIKDLFSKDPQRFSSFSILWNDILFDYSKNRITKETFDLLLELANEVKLQEAIEKMFAGDKINATEGRPVLHTALRQPKDAVVLVDGINVVPQVYEVLEQIQTFTEDVLSGTWKGYTGKQITDIVNIGIGGSDLGPVMVTEALKAYKTHLNLHFVSNVDGTHLSEVLKNVNPETTLFLIASKTFITQETMTNGRSARTWLINSGAKEEDVEKHFVALSTNEAEVKKFGINPKNMFVFWDWVGGRYSLWSAIGLSISLGIGFNNFKALLEGANETDQHFQNSALDQNIPVIMALLGVWYINFYGAETLGIFPYDQYLHRFASYFQQGDMESNGKYIDRNGKVVNYQTGPIVWGEPGTNGQHAFYQLLHQGTKLIPSDFIAPAKSLNPLGEHHKILLSNFFAQTEALMNGKSEEEVIAELKAAGKSDAEVNQQKKYKVFQGNRPTNSFLLEKITPKSLGKLIALYEHKIFVQGVIWNIFSFDQWGVELGKQLATVILSELEEDDKIVSHDSSTNGLIDQYKTWR; from the coding sequence ATGTTACCATCAGTTCAATTAAAAAATACGCAAGCATTTCAGAAGCTTGCAGCACATTTCGAGGACACAAAAGATGTGCAGATTAAGGATTTATTTTCAAAAGATCCACAACGATTTTCTTCGTTTTCTATCTTATGGAATGATATTTTGTTCGATTATTCAAAGAACAGAATCACAAAAGAAACATTTGATTTATTGCTTGAATTAGCAAATGAAGTGAAACTTCAGGAAGCTATTGAAAAGATGTTCGCAGGCGATAAAATTAATGCAACAGAAGGAAGACCTGTTTTGCATACTGCATTAAGACAACCAAAAGACGCAGTTGTTCTTGTTGATGGAATCAATGTTGTTCCACAAGTTTATGAAGTGCTTGAACAAATCCAAACTTTTACCGAAGATGTACTTTCAGGCACATGGAAAGGATATACTGGAAAACAAATTACCGATATTGTTAATATCGGTATCGGTGGTTCTGACCTTGGACCTGTAATGGTTACTGAAGCTTTAAAAGCATACAAAACGCATTTAAACTTGCATTTTGTTTCCAATGTTGATGGTACTCATTTGTCAGAAGTTTTAAAAAATGTAAATCCTGAAACCACACTTTTCCTTATTGCATCCAAAACATTTATCACACAAGAAACCATGACCAATGGACGTAGTGCACGTACTTGGTTGATTAATTCTGGTGCTAAAGAAGAAGATGTAGAAAAACACTTCGTCGCGCTAAGTACTAATGAAGCTGAAGTGAAAAAATTCGGAATCAATCCTAAAAATATGTTTGTTTTCTGGGATTGGGTTGGCGGAAGATATTCATTGTGGTCTGCAATTGGCCTGTCTATCAGTCTTGGAATCGGCTTTAATAATTTCAAAGCGTTATTAGAAGGTGCTAACGAAACCGATCAACATTTTCAGAACAGTGCGTTAGATCAAAATATCCCTGTTATCATGGCTTTACTTGGTGTATGGTATATTAATTTCTATGGTGCTGAAACATTAGGAATATTCCCGTACGACCAATATTTGCATCGCTTTGCTTCTTATTTTCAGCAAGGAGATATGGAAAGTAATGGAAAATATATTGATCGCAATGGTAAGGTAGTCAACTATCAAACTGGTCCAATAGTTTGGGGCGAACCTGGTACCAACGGACAGCACGCATTTTATCAATTACTTCATCAAGGTACAAAACTTATCCCTTCGGATTTCATCGCACCAGCTAAGAGCTTAAATCCACTTGGCGAACACCACAAAATATTACTTTCTAACTTCTTTGCACAAACTGAAGCCTTAATGAATGGCAAATCAGAAGAAGAAGTAATTGCAGAATTGAAAGCCGCTGGAAAATCAGACGCAGAAGTCAATCAGCAAAAGAAGTATAAAGTATTTCAAGGAAACCGTCCTACTAATTCATTCTTGTTGGAAAAAATAACACCAAAATCTTTGGGGAAACTTATCGCTTTGTATGAACATAAAATTTTTGTTCAGGGTGTGATTTGGAATATTTTCAGCTTCGACCAATGGGGAGTAGAATTAGGTAAACAATTGGCTACCGTAATTCTTTCAGAGCTTGAAGAAGATGATAAGATTGTAAGTCACGATTCATCCACCAATGGATTGATCGATCAATATAAAACTTGGCGTTAA
- a CDS encoding AraC family transcriptional regulator translates to MFTHYLKDIQHNSERAITPFHIFDLDKEDMEQYRNPHTKDHFCLLFVKKGSMKMQVEDRRYDVSENCISVIFPGQLSSKEQISDDFDGKMILFDEVLFCSDILKNELSIYNHNISVKLNHIELPVAETNEVQMLLEQIEKLYHDLTSVKKEQARFFIKITLLKLVEFVHTKWDKDKVTNENTRLYGKFLELLERHYKTERMVSWYAEKLLISPKKLNEITKKVAGLTSIETIHARIMNEIKQLLLLSSYSHKEIAFELGFNSPAALNKFVRAKLDETPTNLQQQLAQMYNT, encoded by the coding sequence ATGTTTACACATTATCTTAAAGATATACAGCATAATTCTGAAAGGGCAATCACGCCCTTTCATATTTTTGATTTGGATAAAGAGGATATGGAGCAATATCGGAATCCTCATACAAAAGACCATTTTTGTCTCCTGTTTGTTAAAAAAGGGAGTATGAAAATGCAAGTAGAAGATCGTCGTTATGATGTCAGTGAAAATTGCATAAGCGTTATATTTCCTGGTCAATTATCCTCAAAAGAACAAATCAGTGATGATTTTGATGGAAAAATGATTCTATTTGATGAAGTATTATTCTGTTCAGATATTTTAAAAAATGAGTTAAGTATTTACAATCACAATATATCCGTTAAGCTAAACCATATTGAATTACCCGTTGCCGAAACAAATGAAGTACAAATGTTATTGGAACAAATTGAAAAGTTGTATCATGACCTAACCTCTGTCAAAAAAGAGCAAGCACGATTTTTTATCAAGATAACATTGTTGAAATTAGTGGAGTTTGTACATACAAAATGGGATAAAGATAAAGTAACAAATGAGAATACCAGACTTTATGGAAAATTTCTTGAATTGTTGGAACGCCATTATAAAACGGAACGAATGGTTAGTTGGTACGCTGAAAAACTACTCATTTCACCAAAGAAATTAAATGAAATAACGAAGAAAGTGGCAGGCTTAACTTCTATTGAAACCATTCACGCAAGGATAATGAACGAGATCAAACAATTGCTGTTACTATCCAGTTATTCTCATAAAGAAATTGCTTTTGAACTTGGATTCAATTCGCCAGCAGCGTTGAATAAATTTGTGCGTGCAAAATTGGATGAAACCCCAACAAATCTGCAACAACAACTGGCACAAATGTATAATACATAG